DNA sequence from the Pedobacter sp. W3I1 genome:
ATTTTTATTATAAAGGTAAAGATATGAGCAGGACTGACGCTCCTATGAAATGCAGGCTGGGCTTTTCAAAAGAAGAATAGAGCTTTATTTTTTTGGAAAGCAGGTTTGGTAATATTTAGGCTGGTGCAGTCCCGCTGTACGCTTTACTGCGTGCCCGCTTCCATCGGGTTTAGGTGGCGCGGTCTGTACCTTGATTTAGGGTTGCAGGTCGCTAAAAATGAAATTTCTTATTTAAGTTGGGTTGTTTTAAAGGTCATGGCGCTACTTTTTGTTCTTAAACCCGGTTGCAGCGGATACCGGCCTGGTGATTAAGGCCTGCAGGTGTATGAGCGGAAGACGGGACTAACGATCCTATGAAACACAGGTTTTGCTTTTCAAAAAAAGAATAGGTTTTTGTTTTTTTGGAAAGCAGTTTTGGTAGTTATTTAGGTTAATGTAGTCCCACTGTCCGCTTTACTGCGTGCCGCTTCCATCGGGTTTAGGTGGCGCGGTCTGTACCTTGATTTAGGGTTGCAGGGTGCTAAAAATGAAACTTTCTTATTAAAGGGAGTAGTTTTAAGGTTATGGCGCTACTTTTTGTTACTAAACCCGGTTGCAGCGGATACCGGCCTTGTGATTAAGGCCTGAAGGCGTATGAGCGGAAGACGGGACTAACGCTGCCATGAAACACAGGTTTTGCTTTTCAAAAGAATAATGGGTTTTTATTTTTTTGGAAAGCAGTTTTTGAAGCATTTAGGATAATGCAGTCCTGCTGTCCGCTTTACTGCGTGCCGCTTCCATCAGGTTTAGGTGGCGCGGTTTGTACCATGATTTAGGGTTGCAGGGAGCATAAAATGAATAATTTCTAGAATTTAATAAATTTCTCTATCTGCTCGGTGGTGAACCTGATGGTATCTGCTTGGGTAAAGTTACCCTCTGCATCTAACTCGGTTTTAATATTCGGAATGTGCAAACGTAAGGGTAAAATATGCAGGTGAATGTAATGACAAACGCCTGTAAAATGATCTACACCACGGATATTACCGTATTTGCCAGAAGAAATACCAACCAGGGCTGCTTTTTTATCATAAAAACTATCCGGAAAATTACAGGCGTCTATTAACACTTTTAATACCCCCGGGTAGCTTCCATTGTACTCTGGCATAATAAACAAAAACTTTTCGGTATTATTAATCATGTTCTGGATTTCCTGAAAAGCTTCCGATCTTTTGCCATACATATCCGTATTCAAAATATCTATGGGCAGGTGCTCCAGGCTGAACAAACTGGCATCAGCTCCTTTTTCTTTTAGTTGCCTTTGGTAATATTTAGCAACTTTTAGCGTATTGCTATTGGGCCTGTTGGTAGCGGCTATAATTGTGATCATGGATAATTGTTAATAAGATGTGTAAAACCCAAATGCGCTTCTTGCTAAAATTGCCATATAGTTTGTATCTTAGCTGATTGTGAAAAAGGCCGTAAACAACGCAAAAATAGAACTTTTTGCCAATTAAAACGCATAAATAACACAGCCCAAATAAACGTTAAGTAAATTTCGGATACATAGATGAGCAAAATTATTGCATTAGCAAATCAAAAAGGTGGTGTTGGTAAAACAACTTCATCTATAAACCTGGCTGCGAGTTTGGCCGTACTAGAATACAAAACTTTACTGGTAGATGCTGATCCTCAGGCAAATTCGACTTCTGGTATCGGTTTCGATCCCCGGAATATTAAAGATAGCATTTACGAGTGCATCATTAATGATATCGATCCTTTACAGGCCATCCAAAAAACGGATACCCCGAATTTAGATTTACTGCCTGCCCACATCGATCTGGTTGGTGCAGAAATTGAGATGATTAACCTGAATAACCGCGAGTATAAAATGAAAGCGGTTTTAGAGAAAATCAAAGACCAATATGATTTTATTATTATCGATTGTTCGCCATCTTTAGGTTTAATTACCATCAATGCTTTAACCGCTGCCGATTCGGTTATTATTCCTGTTCAGTGTGAGTATTTTGCGCTGGAAGGTTTAGGTAAATTACTAAATACGATAAAAATTGTTCAGAACCGTTTAAACCCTGATCTGGAAATTGAAGGTATTTTACTTACCATGTACGATGTGCGCTTACGTTTATCGAACCAGGTGGTAGAAGAGGTGAGAACGCATTTTCATGAATTGGTTTTTGATACCATTATCCAGCGTAATACACGTTTAAGCGAAGCGCCTAGTTATGGCGTTTCGGTAATTATGCACGATGCCAATTGCAAAGGTGCCATTAACTACCTGAACCTCGCCCGCGAAATTGTAAAGAAAAACGGCCTTTTAAAGGAAGAAGAAAACATAGGAACAGCAACTTTATAAATTATAGATGACATCTTTTCAGCGAAAAACAGGTTTAGGAAGAGGGTTAAGTGCGCTTTTAGATGATAGCGAATCTTCTCATCCGCCGAAACAGCAGGTAAATGCTGTTAGCGAAACTGAGCAGATTGGCAATATCAGTCACGTAAGTTTAACTGAAGTTGAAACCAATCCATATCAGCCACGTACCGAATTTGATCAGGTTGCTTTAAACGAGCTGGCCGATTCGATAAAGACACAGGGTTTGATCCAGCCGATTACGGTAAGGAAATTAGGTGCCAATAAATACCAGCTCATTTCGGGCGAGCGCAGGTTCAGGGCTTCGAAGCTAGCTGGTTTAACACAGATTCCTGCTTACATCCGCAGTGCCAACGACCAACAGATGTTGGAAATGGCCCTGATCGAAAATATTCAGCGCGAAAATTTAAATGCCATTGAAGTAGCATTGAGTTTCCAGCGGATGATTGATGAGGTAGGTTTAAAGCAAGAACAATTGGGAGAGCGTGTAGGTAAAAACCGGACAACAGTTACCAATTACCTGCGATTGTTAAAACTTCCGCCAGCTATTCAGGCTTCTATTCGCGATCAGAGAATTAGTATGGGGCACGCCAGGGCCTTAATTAATGTTGATGGTGTTGACAAACAATTGTTTATTCACCAGGAAATTTTAGAAAAAGGATTATCGGTACGCAAGGTAGAGGAGCTTGTACGTAATTTACAGCATGTACCTTTAAAAGCCGGCGAAAAATCGAAAGAAAAAGTGGTTTCTTTTCAATATCAAAAACTGCAGGACGATCTGGCCTCTAAATTCGCTACCCGTGTAAAGTTAAAAGTAAGTCAGAATGGTAAAGGGGCGATAGAAATTCCTTTTATGAGTGATGACGACTTAAACCGAATTTTAGAGTTATTAGACTGGTAATGCAAAAGACTAAGCTTTTAATACTGGTTGCTGCATTTACATTTTTTCTTGTAAACTTAGCCTCGGCGCAGGTTAAGGATACGGTATTAAAACCTGCTGATACTTCGAAAATTAAGTTATCTAAATCATTAGATACTGCGGCCCGAAAACCGATGACCAGAAAGGATTCGATGAAAGCCAAGTATGTTAATCCTGGTAAGGTTGCTGGTAGAAAAGCTGTTTTCAGATCAATGATTATTCCGGGTTGGGGGCAATTGTACAATATGCAGCTGCTTAACGATGGCTACGGTGCTAGAGCAGGAAAAAGTCAGTTTTTCCAGAAATTATACACCGGAGGTAAAATTGTGGCTATTTAT
Encoded proteins:
- a CDS encoding NADPH-dependent FMN reductase; the protein is MITIIAATNRPNSNTLKVAKYYQRQLKEKGADASLFSLEHLPIDILNTDMYGKRSEAFQEIQNMINNTEKFLFIMPEYNGSYPGVLKVLIDACNFPDSFYDKKAALVGISSGKYGNIRGVDHFTGVCHYIHLHILPLRLHIPNIKTELDAEGNFTQADTIRFTTEQIEKFIKF
- a CDS encoding ParA family protein encodes the protein MSKIIALANQKGGVGKTTSSINLAASLAVLEYKTLLVDADPQANSTSGIGFDPRNIKDSIYECIINDIDPLQAIQKTDTPNLDLLPAHIDLVGAEIEMINLNNREYKMKAVLEKIKDQYDFIIIDCSPSLGLITINALTAADSVIIPVQCEYFALEGLGKLLNTIKIVQNRLNPDLEIEGILLTMYDVRLRLSNQVVEEVRTHFHELVFDTIIQRNTRLSEAPSYGVSVIMHDANCKGAINYLNLAREIVKKNGLLKEEENIGTATL
- a CDS encoding ParB/RepB/Spo0J family partition protein, which translates into the protein MTSFQRKTGLGRGLSALLDDSESSHPPKQQVNAVSETEQIGNISHVSLTEVETNPYQPRTEFDQVALNELADSIKTQGLIQPITVRKLGANKYQLISGERRFRASKLAGLTQIPAYIRSANDQQMLEMALIENIQRENLNAIEVALSFQRMIDEVGLKQEQLGERVGKNRTTVTNYLRLLKLPPAIQASIRDQRISMGHARALINVDGVDKQLFIHQEILEKGLSVRKVEELVRNLQHVPLKAGEKSKEKVVSFQYQKLQDDLASKFATRVKLKVSQNGKGAIEIPFMSDDDLNRILELLDW